Proteins from a genomic interval of Salvelinus sp. IW2-2015 linkage group LG14, ASM291031v2, whole genome shotgun sequence:
- the znf292b gene encoding zinc finger protein 292b has product MADEEAEQGSAHTHSSATITALREKLQELAIALKNSTESPTQSSSQYCQDFCQTLVEYAGRWRMEEDPLPLVEVYTVALLSYAQASPCLSSQCENVPLVLGRLSLSCVELLLSLPEHFPGVLWEEFQSSVQSAQSQLQENGITQLSLLSTVAQETGVWTNGTLRSLLSNESPQTEKVHKFLELEGPILLELRVKHLIKENYMERAALLAKACAEYPEFEGKGHFKQMYLVCLCAISAQEPLMEELSNVDCRDALEMICNLESEGDERGAFSLCSAFLTRQLLQGDTYCAWELTLFWSKLLKRLESSEETFLDRCRQMSLLSKTVFHILFLIKVIQSEVDKVGLPVCVDMCIRALQLESSDVNTKATICKTISCLLPTDLEVKRACQLTEFLLEPTVDSYYAVETLYNEPDQKLEEENLPVPNSLRCELLLVFKTQWAFDPEFWDWKTLKRHCLTLMGKEASIVSSIDLLNDNESPEATEEEDTAQGEEGFRDVTDCFIDTTHELNEIADKRQKNRETKKLREKGFISARFRNWQAYMQYCVLCDKEFLGHRIVRHAQTHYKNGLYSCPICAETFTSKDTLEPHVASHVKLSCKERLAAIKTNKKLANPKTAAPVIAALKAKTENQLWTKDANGESQEHNGQSLQTEMVQTKVSGLKTESSTEENTCPIANCKKGFKYFRNLLVHVKAHGENDEAKRFLEMQSKKVICQYCRRQFVNVTHLNDHLQVHCGVRPYICIQLNCKACFLSNTELLVHREEHVIFKARCMFPRCGKIFNEAYKLYDHESQHYKTFTCKVPNCGKVFHSQSQLDLHKEEHVTKEEEDPATDSDLSHSLDQRMLSDQASFSEEVEASHPPASVAVKHSIHNLLSASQGPVQNDRRYMNNSEPQEKELYPCSESSVIRSTRNAQMHDPNQLRRRPQDPSVVAAYDYMRPKSQPHNPLASYQDTGDLHLALQPNVLQGQDQGLLKGGSYGSRNYNSDYRVPVQVQHQQQQHPHMSVNMSAASQTSNYLSTPMPQTLPYASHTLLPLVTHLPATGCRTENSITQCLLPSTPAPQQSPLPSTPAPQQHPLPTALAPPQGQKERHHCALETCDRNYSSYKSVTKHMKAVHPEFYTEWKLAKKKIREQEKVEKARKATPSSVPLIGNHNYVAPLQHQQANVAPVPVHRQNVIQPPQYPNSHHSYASHSAAVQSQAFPNQMDNILDPIVLSQLGNNPNQYAPPSMPWLQTPGNDQIQNCYASQVYPSNIQGMPQMDAAGGGMDVYVIPSRHMMGSNMERPAESLQPSPMDNGLQPVFPSYMDILKDSSLSNQLENAAPSYKPQSQNNPGSKSRGLQKTNMESHFAPAGNLLAKSNSKSQDVTINSGDAKNQMGKKVKRNKRTKWPAIIKDGKFICSRCGRGFTNPKSLGGHLSKRAHCKAFDETELLTADLPSSFLDLLNSEQLLNTQPPPSSLYNPTAPFANDGEQPDDILKQIMDTPNIPNVFEPLAIPQPTFQNACCPYGPGGRLPESTVIQHTGNIQVKNENESYRDGYLPQSCDPGFGSSAFSDPLLFQMLAENNPTVSLHRLPTDHIDHLLRSETLTKMKEVKGTSDSVSNSGGLSNDGLLAAMASLAQNLMTNPMLQITSPDPPPQQSSAATSSELAETQRKSTEQNVKKRLREQILTGDFQRRSSLSQASSTDTNSSLSPVSSNPVTNVVQHFGARQSPQPSTTIDHGIPSVSSAQMNGTASMQSFINFREASSQHHEATAPTSIVANDVDLGPNLTPVNQQHWMLDIQTALERLDLDKQVCDIAPTYSSTKPNGTDISNDTESFRPNVLIEKDTQIPDGCLKPFACESDNCTYRTMTKCAILKHLTKTHNYTDEMINLIKKDHGKFAPFSCQMCDKNFTRNSNLRAHCQTAHRLTQQEIAQLKMKCQSSNTVGFVNNDDKPSVHSDPPLSGQMXTAPHSITEDITRQYSHPDVNQNQDGTGNNLFASGERTKQEYHSQQQTSRGMANSRFNDNTLSMGMQPMQRIPMHDQTVTPLMPTSEYQMNVHCSTIPQVPLMTAPDTDQWSNGQNIPVPSMPSHYSQQSGGYLTDRAASMTPASSDPLQVCGPSLETSPKVKQQRGPKPKVEISKKTKEKKSEANNAFSPYRPYRCVHQGCAAAFTIQHNLILHYRAVHQSALSTCEIQNDEPAEKKDIKQERVMDEEPECEVNQLTEFRCQVSDCSRVFQDVPNLLQHYLQLHKFSLDKAGSLMSNINLGRFSCDQQGCTTSFTAFWKYIGHIEKEHDKAKLSKMESVDGMFQCDVDGCDHAYATKSNLLRHTMKKHHDLYKLQLMSQQKSEDLGKPSSKNSHYQLTKSSDGKENIESNKKITEKGGDKKKTDKTEKNHWTKYGKPSLKTKDEASAMCIKKSTLQYPCMIKGCDSVMKSERSIMKHYMGHGLSERYLEEQRSHFIFCKKYPRRRNPRSARSDDSKSETTSEISDSEDTADTGLEGSEYDEYSKPALRRRGQGGLSDTKPSYDETSETVSDSSVVVKRKRGRPRKSNLEKIVKRKRVSRLTRSNAVYCGENGSDYDSSSTVLTQDEMNDQSETLTSFKPMGFEMSFLKFLEQSNPPKNSVKKRIQLGNATVLCKRSEAYLHYPKGFDTLEFRNPQKLTSLNNVKIVVDKAFSDVADILLKQLQEMRPTVILEK; this is encoded by the exons actCTGGTGGAGTATGCTGGtcgatggaggatggaggaggaccCACTGCCCTTGGTGGAGGTGTACACAGTGGCTCTGCTGAGCTATGCCCAGGCttccccctgcctctcctcccaaTGTGAAAACGTTCCCCTCGTACTTGGAAGGCTCTCACT GAGCTGTGTGGAGCTGCTGCTCTCCCTTCCAGAACACTTCCCAGGTGTCTTGTGGGAAGAGTTCCAATCATCTGTTCAG TCAGCCCAATCCCAGCTGCAGGAGAATGGCATCACACAGCTGTCCCTCCTGTCTACCGTGGCCCAGGAGACTGGTGTGTGGACCAACGGCACCCTGCGCAGTCTCCTCTCTAACGAGTCGCCACAAACAGAGAAAG TTCATAAGTTCCTTGAACTGGAAGGACCCATTCTGTTGGAGCTGAGAGTAAAGCACCTTATCAAGGAGAACTACATGGAGAGGGCTGCACTGCTGGCAAAAGCATGTGCAGAGTATCCTGAGTTTGAAGGAAAAGGGCACTTTAAGCAGATGTATCTTGTCTGCTTGTGTGCCATTTCAGCACAGGAACCACTAATGGAGGAG ctCTCCAACGTGGATTGCCGCGATGCACTAGAAATGATCTGTAACCTGGAGTCAgaaggggatgagaggggagCCTTCAGCCTATGCTCGGCCTTTCTGACACGACAGCTTCTCCAAGGAGACACTTACTGTGCCTG GGAGCTGACACTGTTTTGGAGCAAACTGCTGAAGCGGTTAGAGTCGTCTGAAGAGACTTTCCTGGACAGATGTCGTCAGATGTCCTTGCTGTCCAAAACAGTCTTCCACATCCTCTTCCTCATCAAAGTCATTCAATCAGAA GTGGACAAGGTTGGACTGCCAGTGTGCGTTGACATGTGCATACGGGCTCTACAGTTGGAATCAAGTGACGTAAACACCAAGGCCACCATTTGCAAAACCATCTCCTGTTTGTTGCCCACTGATCTGGAGGTAAAGCGCGCCTGCCAGCTGACAGAGTTCCTCCTGGAACCCACAGTGGACTCCTACTACGCCGTGGAGACTCTCTACAACGAACCAGACCAGAAGCTGGAGGAAGAGAATCTTCCCGTGCCCAACTCGCTCCGCTGTGAGCTTCTGCTGGTGTTCAAGACCCAGTGGGCTTTTGACCCCGAGTTCTGGGACTGGAAGACACTGAAGCGTCACTGCCTGACCCTTATGGGCAAGGAGGCCTCCATTGTGTCCTCCATTGACCTGCTGAATGACAATGAGAGCCCAGAGGCCACTgaggaggaggacacagcccAGGGTGAGGAAGGATTCAGAGACGTCACAGACTGCTTTATTGACACCACACATGAACTGAATGAAATAGCCGATAAAAGACAGAAAAACCGAGAGACAaagaaactgagagagaaagggttcaTCTCGGCCAGGTTTAGAAACTGGCAGGCATATATGCAGTACTGTGTTCTGTGTGACAAGGAGTTTCTGGGTCACAGGATTGTACGTCATGCTCAGACTCACTACAAAAATGGACTTTATAGCTGCCCGATATGTGCTGAGACCTTCACCTCAAAAGACACATTGGAACCACACGTGGCATCACACGTAAAGCTATCATGCAAGGAAAGACTAGCTgcaattaaaacaaataaaaaattggCTAATCCCAAAACGGCTGCTCCTGTTATAGCGGCTCTGAAAGCTAAGACTGAAAATCAACTTTGGACAAAAGATGCAAATGGCGAATCTCAAGAACACAATGGGCAGTCGCTTCAGACAGAAATGGTTCAGACCAAAGTCTCTGGACTTAAGACAGAAAGCAGCACTGAGGAAAACACATGCCCTATTGCGAACTGCAAAAAGGGATTCAAGTATTTCCGAAATCTTCTTGTCCATGTGAAAGCACATGGAGAAAACGATGAAGCCAAGCGCTTCCTTGAAATGCAGAGCAAAAAGGTGATTTGTCAATATTGTCGTCGCCAGTTTGTTAATGTCACCCACCTTAACGATCATTTGCAAGTGCACTGTGGTGTCAGACCGTACATTTGCATACAGTTGAACTGCAAGGCCTGCTTCCTATCCAACACAGAGCTGCTTGTACACAGGGAAGAACATGTCATATTTAAAGCCAGATGCATGTTTCCTAGATGTGGAAAGATTTTCAATGAAGCCTATAAGCTTTACGACCATGAGTCACAGCATTACAAAACGTTCACCTGCAAAGTCCCTAACTGTGGGAAAGTGTTCCATTCTCAGTCACAGTTGGATCTGCACAAGGAGGAACATGTCACAAAAGAGGaggaagacccagccacagaCTCCGACCTTTCTCATTCTCTGGACCAGAGGATGCTTTCTGATCAGGCTTCCTTCTCAGAGGAGGTTGAGGCTTCTCATCCACCAGCATCTGTTGCGGTGAAGCACTCGATACACAACCTGCTGAGCGCTTCTCAAGGTCCTGTTCAGAATGATCGACGATACATGAATAACAGTGAGCCGCAAGAAAAGGAACTTTACCCATGTTCAGAAAGCTCTGTGATTCGGTCGACCAGAAATGCACAAATGCACGACCCAAATCAACTGAGACGTAGACCCCAAGACCCCTCAGTGGTGGCTGCATATGACTATATGAGACCCAAATCACAGCCACATAATCCATTAGCTTCATACCAAGATACTGGGGATTTGCACCTTGCCTTACAGCCAAATGTGTTACAAGGTCAGGACCAGGGTTTGTTGAAAGGGGGAAGTTATGGATCCAGGAACTACAATTCGGACTACAGAGTACCAGTGCAagtacaacatcaacaacaacagcatCCACACATGTCTGTTAACATGTCAGCAGCAAGCCAGACCTCCAATTACCTGTCAACTCCAATGCCTCAAACTCTCCCATATGCATCTCATACACTTCTTCCACTAGTCACTCATTTGCCAGCCACTGGTTGCAGAACAGAGAATTCAATAACACAGTGCCTGTTACCAAGCACTCCTGCCCCACAGCAGAGCCCATTACCAAGCACTCCTGCCCCACAGCAACACCCATTACCAACGGCTCTTGCCCCACCCCaaggacagaaagaaagacaCCACTGTGCTTTGGAGACATGCGATCGCAACTACAGCTCCTACAAAAGTGTTACCAAGCACATGAAAGCAGTTCACCCAGAGTTTTATACAGAATGGAAActtgctaaaaaaaaaatcaggGAACAAGAAAAAGTTGAAAAGGCCAGGAAAGCTACCCCATCGAGtgtgcctctgattgggaaccataactaTGTTGCTCCACTACAACATCAACAGGCTAATGTTGCCCCAGTCCCAGTTCATAGGCAGAATGTCATTCAGCCACCCCAGTACCCAAACTCACACCACTCCTATGCGTCCCATTCAGCTGCTGTCCAAAGCCAGGCTTTTCCCAATCAAATGGACAACATCTTAGATCCAATTGTACTCTCCCAGCTAGGAAACAACCCCAATCAATATGCACCACCTAGTATGCCATGGCTACAAACACCRGGAAACGACCAAATCCAGAATTGTTACGCCTCCCAAGTatacccttcaaacattcaaggGATGCCACAAATGGATGCTGCCGGTGGAGGAATGGATGTTTATGTTATTCCGTCCCGTCATATGATGGGATCTAATATGGAAAGACCAGCAGAGTCACTCCAACCATCACCTATGGATAATGGTCTCCAGCCTGTTTTCCCGTCTTACATGGACATTCTGAAAGACTCAAGTCTTTCAAATCAACTGGAAAATGCTGCACCTTCCTACAAACCACAGTCTCAAAATAATCCAGGTTCTAAAAGTAGAGGATTGCAGAAAACCAACATGGAATCCCACTTTGCCCCTGCAGGAAACTTGCTAGCAAAAAGCAACAGTAAATCTCAAGATGTCACGATAAACTCTGGAGATGCAAAGAATCAGATGGGCAAAAAAGTCAAGCGTAACAAAAGAACAAAGTGGCCTGCCATTATTAAAGATGGTAAATTCATTTGCTCTAGGTGTGGTAGAGGATTTACAAATCCCAAATCACTTGGAGGCCATTTATCCAAGCGTGCACACTGCAAAGCTTTTGATGAGACTGAACTCCTGACAGCAGACTTGCCTTCATCATTTCTTGATCTTCTGAATTCAGAGCAACTTCTCAATACTCAGCCCCCGCCATCTTCACTGTATAACCCTACTGCACCATTTGCAAATGATGGCGAACAACCTGATGACATTCTTAAACAAATTATGGATACTCCAAATATTCCCAATGTGTTTGAGCCCTTAGCAATTCCCCAGCCAACATTCCAAAATGCATGCTGCCCCTACGGACCTGGTGGACGCTTGCCAGAAAGTACAGTTATACAGCACACAGGAAATATCCAAGTGAAGAATGAAAATGAGTCTTATAGAGATGGTTATCTTCCACAGTCATGTGACCCTGGATTTGGAAGCAGTGCGTTCTCTGATCCACTTCTCTTTCAGATGCTTGCAGAAAACAACCCCACCGTCTCACTTCACAGACTTCCCACTGACCATATTGATCATTTACTCAGATCAGAAACACTAACGAAGATGAAAGAAGTAAAGGGAACTTCTGATTCTGTCTCCAATTCAGGAGGGCTGTCTAATGATGGACTTCTGGCTGCAATGGCCAGTTTGGCACAAAATCTTATGACAAACCCCATGTTGCAGATCACTTCACCAGACCCTCCGCCTCAACAAAGTTCAGCAGCAACAAGTAGTGAACTGGcagagacacagaggaagagTACAGAACAGAATGTCAAGAAAAGATTGCGTGAACAGATTTTAACTGGAGACTTCCAAAGAAGAAGCAGTTTATCGCAAGCAAGCAGCACTGACACAAATTCCAGTTTGAGTCCGGTGTCATCCAATCCAGTAACCAATGTTGTACAACATTTTGGAGCTCGTCAAAGTCCTCAGCCTTCCACGACGATTGATCACGGAATCCCCTCTGTGTCCTCTGCCCAAATGAACGGAACCGCATCCATGCAGAGTTTCATTAATTTCAGAGAGGCTTCCTCTCAACACCATGAGGCTACTGCACCTACCAGCATTGTTGCAAATGATGTTGATCTTGGTCCCAATCTAACACCAGTAAACCAACAGCACTGGATGTTGGACATTCAGACTGCATTAGAGAGGCTAGACTTAGACAAACAGGTCTGTGATATTGCTCCAACGTATTCCTCCACAAAACCTAACGGCACTGATATTTCCAATGACACTGAGTCATTCAGGCCTAACGTCTTAATAGAGAAGGACACACAGATTCCTGACGGCTGTTTGAAGCCGTTTGCCTGTGAGAGTGACAACTGCACTTACAGGACCATGACAAAATGTGCCATTTTAAAACACCTCACCAAGACTCACAATTACACCGATGAGATGATCAATTTGATTAAGAAAGACCATGGGAAATTTGCTCCGTTCTCTTGTCAAATGTGTGATAAAAATTTTACCCGGAATTCAAACCTTAGGGCACACTGTCAGACAGCTCACAGATTGACACAGCAGGAGATTGCTCAACTAAAAATGAAGTGCCAGTCAAGCAACACGGTTGGATTTGTTAATAATGACGATAAGCCAAGTGTGCATTCAGATCCTCCTTTGTCTGGTCAGATGGYCACAGCTCCCCACTCAATAACAGAGGATATTACACGTCAATATTCACACCCGGATGTTAACCAAAATCAGGATGGGACTGGAAACAACTTGTTTGCTTCAGGAGAAAGGACAAAGCAAGAATACCACTCACAACAGCAGACTTCTCGAGGCATGGCTAACTCGAGATTTAATGATAACACTCTCTCCATGGGAATGCAGCCAATGCAAAGGATACCCATGCATGATCAGACAGTGACTCCGTTGATGCCAACGTCTGAATATCAAATGAATGTACACTGCTCAACAATACCCCAAGTCCCCTTAATGACTGCTCCTGATACAGATCAATGgtcaaatggacaaaacataccAGTTCCTTCTATGCCTAGTCATTACAGTCAACAGTCTGGAGGCTATCTGACAGACAGAGCTGCTTCAATGACACCAGCTTCGTCAGATCCCCTTCAGGTTTGTGGTCCCTCGCTAGAAACGTCACCCAAAGTCAAGCAGCAGCGAGGACCAAAGCCTAAAGTTGAAATTTCCAAGAAGACGAAAGAGAAGAAGTCTGAGGCAAATAATGCTTTCAGTCCATACAGGCCATATCGCTGTGTTCATCAAGGATGTGCAGCAGCCTTCACCATTCAGCATAATTTAATCCTCCATTACAGGGCTGTCCATCAGTCTGCTCTGTCCACGTGTGAAATTCAAAATGATGAACCGGCTGAGAAAAAAGACATCAAGCAGGAGAGAGTTATGGATGAGGAACCAGAGTGTGAAGTCAACCAGCTAACGGAATTCCGATGTCAAGTGAGCGACTGCTCGAGAGTATTCCAAGATGTCCCCAACCTGTTACAGCATTACCTCCAGCTTCACAAGTTCAGCCTGGATAAAGCAGGATCTCTAATGTCCAACATCAACCTAGGCAGATTCAGTTGTGATCAGCAAGGGTGCACAACGTCCTTCACTGCTTTCTGGAAGTATATAGGACATATTGAAAAAGAACACGACAAGGCAAAACTATCCAAAATGGAATCTGTGGATGGGATGTTCCAATGTGATGTTGATGGCTGTGACCACGCTTATGCTACAAAGTCAAACCTGCTGAGGCACACCATGAAAAAGCATCATGACCTTTACAAACTCCAACTGATGAGCCAACAGAAAAGTGAAGATCTTGGGAAACCCAGCTCCAAGAATTCCCATTACCAACTGACTAAATCAAGTGATGGGAAAGAAAACATAGAGAGCAACAAAAAGATTACAGAGAAGGGAGGTGACAAAAAGAAAACTGACAAGACGGAAAAAAATCATTGGACTAAATATGGAAAACCTTCCTTGAAAACTAAGGATGAAGCATCTGCGATGTGCATAAAGAAGTCCACCTTGCAATACCCTTGCATGATAAAGGGCTGTGATTCAGTGATGAAGTCCGAACGGAGCATCATGAAGCACTACATGGGGCACGGACTGTCCGAGCGATACTTAGAAGAGCAGAGAAGCCACTTCATATTCTGCAAGAAATACCCCCGACGTAGGAACCCTCGGTCTGCCAGGAGCGATGACTCCAAGTCTGAGACAACCTCCGAGATATCCGACAGTGAGGACACAGCAGACACGGGCCTAGAAGGAAGTGAGTATGATGAGTATTCAAAACCCGCCTTACGGAGAAGGGGGCAGGGCGGACTGTCTGACACCAAACCCTCGTATGATGAAACTTCAGAAACCGTATCTGATAGCTCTGTGGTGGTGAAACGCAAGAGAGGGCGACCACGGAAAAGTAATTTAGAAAAAATTGTCAAACGCAAGAGAGTGTCCAGACTGACTAGGAGTAATGCAGTTTACTGTGGAGAAAATGGATCAGACTACGACTCCTCTAGCACTGTCCTTACCCAGGATGAAATGAACGATCAAAGTGAAACATTGACCTCCTTTAAGCCCATGGGATTCGAGATGTCTTTCTTAAAGTTCTTGGAGCAGTCAAACCCACCTAAAAATTCTGTAAAGAAGAGGATTCAACTAGGGAACGCTACAGTGTTGTGCAAAAGGTCAGAGGCATATTTGCATTACCCAAAAGGCTTTGATACCCTTGAGTTCAGGAACCCTCAGAAGCTGACATCTCTTAACAATGTGAAAATTGTAGTAGACAAAGCCTTTTCAGACGTTGCTGATATTCTGCTAAAGCAGCTCCAGGAAATGCGACCCACAGTGATATTAGAAAAATAG
- the LOC111973595 gene encoding small integral membrane protein 8, whose protein sequence is MASGSDKDATKEGNFRIPGLRGAKTTTLFRAVNPELFIRPNKPVMAFGLITITLCVGYLGYLHATKDNDQQLYEAIDSEGEKNMRRKTSKWD, encoded by the exons ATGGCATCTGGAAGCGATAAGGATGCTACGAAAGAAGGGAATTTCAGGATTCCTGGCCTGAGAGGAGCGAAGACCACCACACTTTTCCGAGCTGTTAACCCTGAGCTCTTCATTAGACCA AACAAGCCTGTGATGGCCTTTGGACTTATAACTATCACATTGTGTGTGGGCTACCTGGGCTACCTTCACGCCACCAAAGATAACGACCAGCAGCTGTATGAAGCTATTGACAGTGAAGGGGAGAAGAACATGAGGAGGAAAACCTCGAAATGGGACTGA